The proteins below come from a single Mangifera indica cultivar Alphonso chromosome 16, CATAS_Mindica_2.1, whole genome shotgun sequence genomic window:
- the LOC123199460 gene encoding protein DYAD-like isoform X2 has protein sequence MLKVAPIASKGASETLKNRGRLDETSKKGLCWSELKRTGMSRWGVSRLVTFEYKHCNAKMSPSIVKENEFQKDVGEAVTAESSGSESPNRKHLKLGQLREARSTKCAKLKRQNSSSCKSKHKKLENTKDRWSADRYKLAEQSMLEIMKDEGAVFENPISRPVLRMAARRRIGDTGLLDHLLKHIDGKVAPGGAERFRRCYNTEGVMEYWLENANLVKIKQEAGVADPKYVSPSSRWKCSGGSFQESVCAEELKMLKAEMEKMKRDMQELVSHQCEQDQANPVEDTHRKLVRWKAKTDQHLMELSSSLSGIQDMHRELIKWKAKTEQQLMEISSTLNSMQALKQRNAFSSPDHPYHEGWEDWLESTNLVNIQEEDIVPMLGNTDTENVGQEVALRDNLAPLSHLKPGDSPSQDPVCARELELLKEEMAKMKRDMQELVPRRQEEDKVNVTPDSSVITNSKLDLDNSLLIFQEMFKELVKWKAKVEQQILEILNAVSGMQASKI, from the exons ATGTTGAAGGTGGCACCCATTGCTTCCAAAG GTGCTTCAGAAACTCTAAAAAATCGTGGGAGACTGGACGAAACCTCTAAGAAGGGGCTATGCTGGTCTGAGCTAAAGCGTACTGGTATGTCACGGTGGGGTGTTTCTCGACTAGTTACCTTCGAGTACAAACACTGCAATGCCAAAATGTCACCCAGCATCGTTAAGGAGAATGAATTTCAGAAAGATGTTGGAGAAGCTGTGACAGCTGAATCTTCAGGGTCAGAAAGTCCAAACAGAAAGCACCTAAAACTTGGCCAACTTAGAGAGGCAAGATCTACAAAATGTGCAAAATTAAAGCGACAGAACAGTAGTTCTTGTAAATCTAAGCATAAAAAGCTTGAGAATACCAAGGACCGATGGTCTGCTGATAG GTATAAGCTGGCAGAGCAAAGTATGCTAGAGATCATGAAGGATGAAGGGGCTGTATTTGAGAATCCAATATCTCGACCAGTGCTGAGAATGGCAGCTCGTAGACGCATTGGTGATACTGGTCTCTTGGACCATTTGCTGAAGCACATTGATGGTAAAGTGGCACCAGGTGGTGCAGAAAGGTTTAGGCGCTGTTACAACACTGAAGGAGTGATGGAGTACTGGTTGGAGAATGCTAATCTAGTTAAGATTAAACAGGAGGCTGGGGTGGCAGATCCTAAGTATGTTTCCCCATCATCTCGGTGGAAGTGTAGTGGTGGCTCTTTTCAGGAGTCTGTTTGTGCTGAAGAACTGAAGATGCTTAAAGCTGAAATGGAGAAAATGAAGAG AGATATGCAGGAGCTGGTGTCGCATCAGTGTGAGCAAGATCAAGCTAATCCAGTTGAG GATACACACAGGAAACTAGTGAGATGGAAAGCTAAAACGGATCAGCATCTAATGGAGCTATCAAGTTCTTTGAGTGGAATACAG GATATGCACAGGGAATTGATAAAATGGAAGGCTAAAACTGAGCAACAATTGATGGAAATATCAAGTACATTAAACAGTATGCAGGCTTTGAAGCAACGCAATGCCTTTAGCTCTCCAGATCATCCATATCATGAAGGATGGGAAGATTGGCTGGAGAGCACCAACCTGGTTAATATTCAAGAAGAAGATATTGTACCTATGTTAGGGAACACTGATACAGAAAATGTTGGTCAGGAAGTTGCATTGCGGGATAATTTAGCTCCACTATCTCACTTGAAGCCTGGTGATAGCCCTTCTCAGGATCCTGTTTGTGCTAGGGAGCTCGAGCTGCTGAAGGAAGAAATGGCTAAAATGAAGAG AGATATGCAGGAGCTAGTACCAAGGAGGCAAGAGGAAGATAAAGTTAATGTTACCCCAGATTCTTCTGTTATTACCAATTCAAAATTAGATCTTGATAATTCGTTACTTATTTTTCAG GAAATGTTTAAGGAGCTGGTGAAATGGAAAGCTAAAGTGGAACAACAAATACTGGAGATTTTGAATGCAGTTAGTGGTATGCAGGCATCAAAGATATAG
- the LOC123199460 gene encoding protein DYAD-like isoform X3, which yields MLKVAPIASKGASETLKNRGRLDETSKKGLCWSELKRTGMSRWGVSRLVTFEYKHCNAKMSPSIVKENEFQKDVGEAVTAESSGSESPNRKHLKLGQLREARSTKCAKLKRQNSSSCKSKHKKLENTKDRWSADRYKLAEQSMLEIMKDEGAVFENPISRPVLRMAARRRIGDTGLLDHLLKHIDGKVAPGGAERFRRCYNTEGVMEYWLENANLVKIKQEAGVADPKYVSPSSRWKCSGGSFQESVCAEELKMLKAEMEKMKRCSFLFRDMQELVSHQCEQDQANPVEDTHRKLVRWKAKTDQHLMELSSSLSGIQDMHRELIKWKAKTEQQLMEISSTLNSMQALKQRNAFSSPDHPYHEGWEDWLESTNLVNIQEEDIVPMLGNTDTENVGQEVALRDNLAPLSHLKPGDSPSQDPVCARELELLKEEMAKMKRDMQELVPRRQEEDKVNVTPDSSVITNSKLDLDNSLLIFQNCFL from the exons ATGTTGAAGGTGGCACCCATTGCTTCCAAAG GTGCTTCAGAAACTCTAAAAAATCGTGGGAGACTGGACGAAACCTCTAAGAAGGGGCTATGCTGGTCTGAGCTAAAGCGTACTGGTATGTCACGGTGGGGTGTTTCTCGACTAGTTACCTTCGAGTACAAACACTGCAATGCCAAAATGTCACCCAGCATCGTTAAGGAGAATGAATTTCAGAAAGATGTTGGAGAAGCTGTGACAGCTGAATCTTCAGGGTCAGAAAGTCCAAACAGAAAGCACCTAAAACTTGGCCAACTTAGAGAGGCAAGATCTACAAAATGTGCAAAATTAAAGCGACAGAACAGTAGTTCTTGTAAATCTAAGCATAAAAAGCTTGAGAATACCAAGGACCGATGGTCTGCTGATAG GTATAAGCTGGCAGAGCAAAGTATGCTAGAGATCATGAAGGATGAAGGGGCTGTATTTGAGAATCCAATATCTCGACCAGTGCTGAGAATGGCAGCTCGTAGACGCATTGGTGATACTGGTCTCTTGGACCATTTGCTGAAGCACATTGATGGTAAAGTGGCACCAGGTGGTGCAGAAAGGTTTAGGCGCTGTTACAACACTGAAGGAGTGATGGAGTACTGGTTGGAGAATGCTAATCTAGTTAAGATTAAACAGGAGGCTGGGGTGGCAGATCCTAAGTATGTTTCCCCATCATCTCGGTGGAAGTGTAGTGGTGGCTCTTTTCAGGAGTCTGTTTGTGCTGAAGAACTGAAGATGCTTAAAGCTGAAATGGAGAAAATGAAGAG GTGTTCTTTCCTTTTCAGAGATATGCAGGAGCTGGTGTCGCATCAGTGTGAGCAAGATCAAGCTAATCCAGTTGAG GATACACACAGGAAACTAGTGAGATGGAAAGCTAAAACGGATCAGCATCTAATGGAGCTATCAAGTTCTTTGAGTGGAATACAG GATATGCACAGGGAATTGATAAAATGGAAGGCTAAAACTGAGCAACAATTGATGGAAATATCAAGTACATTAAACAGTATGCAGGCTTTGAAGCAACGCAATGCCTTTAGCTCTCCAGATCATCCATATCATGAAGGATGGGAAGATTGGCTGGAGAGCACCAACCTGGTTAATATTCAAGAAGAAGATATTGTACCTATGTTAGGGAACACTGATACAGAAAATGTTGGTCAGGAAGTTGCATTGCGGGATAATTTAGCTCCACTATCTCACTTGAAGCCTGGTGATAGCCCTTCTCAGGATCCTGTTTGTGCTAGGGAGCTCGAGCTGCTGAAGGAAGAAATGGCTAAAATGAAGAG AGATATGCAGGAGCTAGTACCAAGGAGGCAAGAGGAAGATAAAGTTAATGTTACCCCAGATTCTTCTGTTATTACCAATTCAAAATTAGATCTTGATAATTCGTTACTTATTTTTCAG AATTGTTTTCTTTGA
- the LOC123199460 gene encoding protein DYAD-like isoform X1 translates to MLKVAPIASKGASETLKNRGRLDETSKKGLCWSELKRTGMSRWGVSRLVTFEYKHCNAKMSPSIVKENEFQKDVGEAVTAESSGSESPNRKHLKLGQLREARSTKCAKLKRQNSSSCKSKHKKLENTKDRWSADRYKLAEQSMLEIMKDEGAVFENPISRPVLRMAARRRIGDTGLLDHLLKHIDGKVAPGGAERFRRCYNTEGVMEYWLENANLVKIKQEAGVADPKYVSPSSRWKCSGGSFQESVCAEELKMLKAEMEKMKRCSFLFRDMQELVSHQCEQDQANPVEDTHRKLVRWKAKTDQHLMELSSSLSGIQDMHRELIKWKAKTEQQLMEISSTLNSMQALKQRNAFSSPDHPYHEGWEDWLESTNLVNIQEEDIVPMLGNTDTENVGQEVALRDNLAPLSHLKPGDSPSQDPVCARELELLKEEMAKMKRDMQELVPRRQEEDKVNVTPDSSVITNSKLDLDNSLLIFQEMFKELVKWKAKVEQQILEILNAVSGMQASKI, encoded by the exons ATGTTGAAGGTGGCACCCATTGCTTCCAAAG GTGCTTCAGAAACTCTAAAAAATCGTGGGAGACTGGACGAAACCTCTAAGAAGGGGCTATGCTGGTCTGAGCTAAAGCGTACTGGTATGTCACGGTGGGGTGTTTCTCGACTAGTTACCTTCGAGTACAAACACTGCAATGCCAAAATGTCACCCAGCATCGTTAAGGAGAATGAATTTCAGAAAGATGTTGGAGAAGCTGTGACAGCTGAATCTTCAGGGTCAGAAAGTCCAAACAGAAAGCACCTAAAACTTGGCCAACTTAGAGAGGCAAGATCTACAAAATGTGCAAAATTAAAGCGACAGAACAGTAGTTCTTGTAAATCTAAGCATAAAAAGCTTGAGAATACCAAGGACCGATGGTCTGCTGATAG GTATAAGCTGGCAGAGCAAAGTATGCTAGAGATCATGAAGGATGAAGGGGCTGTATTTGAGAATCCAATATCTCGACCAGTGCTGAGAATGGCAGCTCGTAGACGCATTGGTGATACTGGTCTCTTGGACCATTTGCTGAAGCACATTGATGGTAAAGTGGCACCAGGTGGTGCAGAAAGGTTTAGGCGCTGTTACAACACTGAAGGAGTGATGGAGTACTGGTTGGAGAATGCTAATCTAGTTAAGATTAAACAGGAGGCTGGGGTGGCAGATCCTAAGTATGTTTCCCCATCATCTCGGTGGAAGTGTAGTGGTGGCTCTTTTCAGGAGTCTGTTTGTGCTGAAGAACTGAAGATGCTTAAAGCTGAAATGGAGAAAATGAAGAG GTGTTCTTTCCTTTTCAGAGATATGCAGGAGCTGGTGTCGCATCAGTGTGAGCAAGATCAAGCTAATCCAGTTGAG GATACACACAGGAAACTAGTGAGATGGAAAGCTAAAACGGATCAGCATCTAATGGAGCTATCAAGTTCTTTGAGTGGAATACAG GATATGCACAGGGAATTGATAAAATGGAAGGCTAAAACTGAGCAACAATTGATGGAAATATCAAGTACATTAAACAGTATGCAGGCTTTGAAGCAACGCAATGCCTTTAGCTCTCCAGATCATCCATATCATGAAGGATGGGAAGATTGGCTGGAGAGCACCAACCTGGTTAATATTCAAGAAGAAGATATTGTACCTATGTTAGGGAACACTGATACAGAAAATGTTGGTCAGGAAGTTGCATTGCGGGATAATTTAGCTCCACTATCTCACTTGAAGCCTGGTGATAGCCCTTCTCAGGATCCTGTTTGTGCTAGGGAGCTCGAGCTGCTGAAGGAAGAAATGGCTAAAATGAAGAG AGATATGCAGGAGCTAGTACCAAGGAGGCAAGAGGAAGATAAAGTTAATGTTACCCCAGATTCTTCTGTTATTACCAATTCAAAATTAGATCTTGATAATTCGTTACTTATTTTTCAG GAAATGTTTAAGGAGCTGGTGAAATGGAAAGCTAAAGTGGAACAACAAATACTGGAGATTTTGAATGCAGTTAGTGGTATGCAGGCATCAAAGATATAG
- the LOC123199460 gene encoding protein DYAD-like isoform X4, translated as MSRWGVSRLVTFEYKHCNAKMSPSIVKENEFQKDVGEAVTAESSGSESPNRKHLKLGQLREARSTKCAKLKRQNSSSCKSKHKKLENTKDRWSADRYKLAEQSMLEIMKDEGAVFENPISRPVLRMAARRRIGDTGLLDHLLKHIDGKVAPGGAERFRRCYNTEGVMEYWLENANLVKIKQEAGVADPKYVSPSSRWKCSGGSFQESVCAEELKMLKAEMEKMKRCSFLFRDMQELVSHQCEQDQANPVEDTHRKLVRWKAKTDQHLMELSSSLSGIQDMHRELIKWKAKTEQQLMEISSTLNSMQALKQRNAFSSPDHPYHEGWEDWLESTNLVNIQEEDIVPMLGNTDTENVGQEVALRDNLAPLSHLKPGDSPSQDPVCARELELLKEEMAKMKRDMQELVPRRQEEDKVNVTPDSSVITNSKLDLDNSLLIFQEMFKELVKWKAKVEQQILEILNAVSGMQASKI; from the exons ATGTCACGGTGGGGTGTTTCTCGACTAGTTACCTTCGAGTACAAACACTGCAATGCCAAAATGTCACCCAGCATCGTTAAGGAGAATGAATTTCAGAAAGATGTTGGAGAAGCTGTGACAGCTGAATCTTCAGGGTCAGAAAGTCCAAACAGAAAGCACCTAAAACTTGGCCAACTTAGAGAGGCAAGATCTACAAAATGTGCAAAATTAAAGCGACAGAACAGTAGTTCTTGTAAATCTAAGCATAAAAAGCTTGAGAATACCAAGGACCGATGGTCTGCTGATAG GTATAAGCTGGCAGAGCAAAGTATGCTAGAGATCATGAAGGATGAAGGGGCTGTATTTGAGAATCCAATATCTCGACCAGTGCTGAGAATGGCAGCTCGTAGACGCATTGGTGATACTGGTCTCTTGGACCATTTGCTGAAGCACATTGATGGTAAAGTGGCACCAGGTGGTGCAGAAAGGTTTAGGCGCTGTTACAACACTGAAGGAGTGATGGAGTACTGGTTGGAGAATGCTAATCTAGTTAAGATTAAACAGGAGGCTGGGGTGGCAGATCCTAAGTATGTTTCCCCATCATCTCGGTGGAAGTGTAGTGGTGGCTCTTTTCAGGAGTCTGTTTGTGCTGAAGAACTGAAGATGCTTAAAGCTGAAATGGAGAAAATGAAGAG GTGTTCTTTCCTTTTCAGAGATATGCAGGAGCTGGTGTCGCATCAGTGTGAGCAAGATCAAGCTAATCCAGTTGAG GATACACACAGGAAACTAGTGAGATGGAAAGCTAAAACGGATCAGCATCTAATGGAGCTATCAAGTTCTTTGAGTGGAATACAG GATATGCACAGGGAATTGATAAAATGGAAGGCTAAAACTGAGCAACAATTGATGGAAATATCAAGTACATTAAACAGTATGCAGGCTTTGAAGCAACGCAATGCCTTTAGCTCTCCAGATCATCCATATCATGAAGGATGGGAAGATTGGCTGGAGAGCACCAACCTGGTTAATATTCAAGAAGAAGATATTGTACCTATGTTAGGGAACACTGATACAGAAAATGTTGGTCAGGAAGTTGCATTGCGGGATAATTTAGCTCCACTATCTCACTTGAAGCCTGGTGATAGCCCTTCTCAGGATCCTGTTTGTGCTAGGGAGCTCGAGCTGCTGAAGGAAGAAATGGCTAAAATGAAGAG AGATATGCAGGAGCTAGTACCAAGGAGGCAAGAGGAAGATAAAGTTAATGTTACCCCAGATTCTTCTGTTATTACCAATTCAAAATTAGATCTTGATAATTCGTTACTTATTTTTCAG GAAATGTTTAAGGAGCTGGTGAAATGGAAAGCTAAAGTGGAACAACAAATACTGGAGATTTTGAATGCAGTTAGTGGTATGCAGGCATCAAAGATATAG